From the genome of Anabrus simplex isolate iqAnaSimp1 chromosome X, ASM4041472v1, whole genome shotgun sequence, one region includes:
- the LOC136886251 gene encoding MICOS complex subunit mic25-b, with product MGNVSGTPRKVTVQNEAEESTNVIKVSDRIAQRLRGAPEEIQDTVRGDVIQDENELYWHRRLDNLEDSHRRMVQHMEDEIARAQAEVRQWLQKTPDTEEEPPCMDAKELVMKCYQEHPKQSLLCARLVRIYQQCVNGRILDVIDQKGTRQ from the exons ATGGGGAACGTGAGCGGAACGCCTCGTAAAGTGACCGTGCAAAATGAAGCAGAAGAATCAACGAATGTGATCAAAGTGTCAGACAGAATAGCGCAAAGGCTGAGAGGAGCACCAGAAGAAATACAGGACACAGTTCGAGGC GATGTAATCCAAGATGAGAACGAGCTGTACTGGCACAGGCGGCTGGACAACCTGGAGGACAGTCACAGGAGGATGGTACAGCACATGGAAGATGAGATCGCACGTGCGCAGGCCGAGGTGCGCCAGTGGCTACAGAAGACGCCAGATACAGAAGAAGAGCCTCCGTGTATGGACGCCAAGGAGCTGGTGATGAAATGTTACCAGGAACATCCCAAACAAAGTCTGCTGTGTGCCAGACTTGTGAGGATCTATCAGCAGTGCGTCAACGGTCGTATTCTGGACGTCATCGACCAGAAGGGCACCCGCCAATAA